The following proteins come from a genomic window of Montipora capricornis isolate CH-2021 chromosome 9, ASM3666992v2, whole genome shotgun sequence:
- the LOC138016970 gene encoding uncharacterized protein, giving the protein MVSFDVVSLFTAIPVDKACDYIRKKLEDDLSLHSRTNLDIEDIISLLNFVLSNNFFVYNDTIYKQIHGCAMGSPVSPVVANLCMEEIEKTAINTTTVSPKFWKRYVDDSFCIIKSDAVASFHNSLNSIDQHISFTIEHASNGQLPFLDTLISRDNGKLLVDIYRKPTHTDRYLDFHSHHDRKHKISTAETLLHRALNLPNTQVGKTRETARVCAALHSNGYPKKIAADVIRKKARPPPPTPTPEELVGMFFKWVEPTNRRNFAVLPYIKGITEPLTRILKEHDIQVTSRPVKTLQQHFPIPKFRPAEDDQCNVIYKIPCASCPWSYIGETKRSFTTRRKEHMRNLKHCTKGSNVAKHAWTFNHDIDFNNSKIIDKANNRSRKTLESWHTAKTVGADNNSCPLPRQYHILLKKH; this is encoded by the coding sequence ATGGTTTCCTTTGATGTGGTGTCTCTATTCACCGCCATCCCTGTCGACAAAGCTTGCGATTATATCAGGAAGAAATTAGAGGACGATTTGTCTCTCCATTCCAGAACCAACCTAGACATCGAGGACATAATTTCCTTATTGAATTTTGTGCTGTCCAATAACTTCTTCGTTTACAATGACACCATTTACAAACAAATCCACGGTTGTGCTATGGGTAGCCCCGTCAGCCCTGTAGTAGCCAACCTATGCATggaagaaatcgaaaaaacagCAATCAACACGACTACTGTCTCGCCGAAATTTTGGAAGCGGTATGTAGACGACAGTTTCTGCATTATTAAGAGCGACGCTGTTGCCTCCTTTCACAATTCATTGAACTCAATCGATCAGCATATTTCTTTCACCATCGAACACGCGTCCAACGGCCAACTACCCTTTCTTGACACCCTCATTTCGCGCGATAACGGAAAACTTTTGGTCGACATCTACCGCAAACCCACGCATACGGATAGATATCTCGACTTCCATTCACACCATGACAGGAAACATAAAATCAGCACCGCTGAGACACTCCTGCATCGAGCTTTGAATCTCCCCAACACACAAGTTGGAAAGACCCGTGAAACTGCTCGTGTCTGCGCCGCTTTACACTCCAACGGCTATCCCAAAAAAATCGCTGCTGATGTTATAAGAAAGAAAGCGAGGCCTCCACCACCTACACCTACTCCAGAAGAGTTGGTTggtatgttttttaaatgggttgAGCCAACAAACCGACGCAACTTTGCAGTCCTTCCCTACATCAAAGGCATCACGGAACCTCTCACAAGAATCCTCAAGGAACACGACATCCAAGTCACTAGCAGACCAGTTAAAACTTTACAGCAGCATTTCCCTATCCCTAAGTTTCGACCTGCCGAAGACGACCAGTGCAATgtcatctataaaattccatgcgcatcttgcccgtggagctacattggcgaaactaaaagatcctttactactaggagaaaggaacatatgaggaacttaaagcattgtactaaaggctcaaatgtcgcaaaacacgcgtggacttttaatcatgatattgactttaacaattctaaaatcattgacaaagcgaacaaccggagcagaaagacattggagtcatggcacacggcaaaaacTGTAGGGGCAGACAACAATTCGTGCCCGctcccaagacaatatcacattctcttaaagaaacactaa